In Isoptericola jiangsuensis, the following proteins share a genomic window:
- a CDS encoding polyprenyl synthetase family protein encodes MDASHAPPDDAPWVSASPAVPPGKRLRPRLLVGAYDTLAPTATEPEPRSAALAAGEAVESLHTAFLAHDDVIDDDHVRRGHANVAGRYAAHARSQGLPDAAAHGYGAAAGLLAGDLALVDAVRGLALCGARPAVVTRLLDLLDEAVRLSADGELRDLWFSHLPPALDDVVRTARGKTAAYSFELPLRLAAVLAGRADLDGELTALGQDLGIAYQLRDDVLGTFGDPERTGKPATSDLREGRGTALVAFARTTADWPRISPWLGRQDAADADLEAVRALLDRCGARAATEDLAHRYEHSAVERAAALGLDAPVAQLLALAVPAGHDQGEWAA; translated from the coding sequence GTGGACGCCTCCCACGCACCCCCCGACGACGCACCGTGGGTCTCCGCGAGCCCCGCCGTCCCGCCCGGCAAGCGGCTCCGCCCCCGGCTGCTCGTCGGCGCCTACGACACCCTCGCCCCCACGGCGACCGAGCCCGAGCCGCGCAGCGCCGCGCTGGCCGCCGGCGAGGCCGTCGAGTCGCTCCACACCGCGTTCCTCGCGCACGACGACGTCATCGACGACGACCACGTGCGCCGGGGCCACGCGAACGTCGCCGGCCGGTACGCCGCGCACGCCCGCTCGCAGGGCCTGCCCGACGCCGCCGCGCACGGCTACGGCGCCGCGGCCGGTCTGCTCGCCGGGGACCTCGCCCTCGTCGACGCGGTCCGCGGCCTCGCGCTGTGCGGCGCGCGCCCCGCCGTCGTCACCCGCCTCCTCGACCTGCTGGACGAGGCGGTCCGCCTCAGCGCCGACGGCGAGCTCCGCGACCTCTGGTTCAGCCACCTGCCGCCCGCCCTCGACGACGTCGTGCGCACCGCGCGCGGCAAGACCGCCGCCTACTCGTTCGAGCTGCCGCTGCGCCTCGCCGCCGTGCTCGCCGGGCGCGCCGACCTCGACGGCGAGCTGACCGCCCTCGGCCAGGACCTGGGCATCGCCTACCAGCTCCGCGACGACGTCCTCGGCACGTTCGGCGACCCGGAACGCACCGGCAAGCCCGCGACCTCGGACCTGCGCGAGGGCCGCGGGACGGCGCTGGTGGCGTTCGCCCGGACCACCGCCGACTGGCCGCGGATCTCGCCGTGGCTCGGCCGCCAGGACGCCGCGGACGCCGACCTCGAGGCCGTGCGGGCGCTCCTGGACCGTTGCGGCGCCCGCGCCGCCACCGAGGACCTCGCCCACCGCTACGAGCACTCCGCCGTCGAGCGCGCCGCCGCGCTCGGCCTGGACGCCCCCGTGGCGCAGCTGCTCGCGCTGGCCGTGCCGGCCGGCCACGATCAGGGAGAGTGGGCTGCATGA
- a CDS encoding MarR family winged helix-turn-helix transcriptional regulator has protein sequence MQQPPGGTAYWYDSDDDDARHLLEALRVFRRSDEAMRRRAGREMAMNLTDLRALRHVIAAERRGDSVTPRDLAEDLGISTASTTKVLDRLTGSGHLERLPHPRDRRSVVVVATPDAHAEVRARLAGAHARMLAAARAVPEHCRPAVRDFLLAMAASVDTPDDAVAEAVVGDDGAPAAGR, from the coding sequence GTGCAGCAGCCACCCGGGGGAACCGCCTACTGGTACGACTCGGACGACGACGACGCGCGGCACCTCCTCGAGGCGCTCCGGGTCTTCCGCCGCTCCGACGAGGCCATGCGCCGCCGTGCCGGCCGGGAGATGGCGATGAACCTCACCGACCTGCGCGCACTGCGGCACGTCATCGCCGCCGAGCGACGCGGCGACTCCGTCACGCCCCGCGACCTCGCCGAGGACCTCGGCATCTCCACCGCGTCCACCACCAAGGTCCTCGACCGGCTCACCGGCTCCGGCCACCTCGAACGCCTCCCGCACCCCCGCGACCGCCGCTCCGTCGTCGTCGTCGCCACCCCCGACGCCCACGCCGAGGTCCGCGCACGCCTCGCCGGCGCCCACGCCCGCATGCTCGCCGCCGCCCGGGCCGTCCCCGAGCACTGCCGCCCCGCCGTCCGCGACTTCCTCCTCGCCATGGCCGCCTCCGTGGACACGCCGGACGACGCCGTCGCGGAGGCCGTCGTCGGCGACGACGGGGCCCCCGCCGCGGGCCGGTAG
- the purL gene encoding phosphoribosylformylglycinamidine synthase subunit PurL — translation MTADRAETVASPRPTLDTVETAAATPDESQPYAELGLKPDEYQRIKDILGRRPTAAELAMYSVMWSEHCSYKSSKVHLRKFGERVTPEMTEHLLVGIGENAGVVDIGDGWAVTFKVESHNHPSFVEPYQGAATGVGGIVRDIISMGARPVAVMDQLRFGAVDHPDTARVVHGVVSGVGGYGNSLGLPNIGGELVFDGSYQGNPLVNALCVGVLRHEDIHLANASGTGNKVILFGARTGGDGIGGASILASETFEDGVPAKRPSVQVGDPFMEKVLIECCLELYAAQVVEGIQDLGAAGISCATSELASNGDGGMHVDLDDVLLRDPSLNAGEILMSESQERMMAVVRPEKLDEFLAITGKWDVETSVIGEVNGSGRLTIDHHGQRIVDVDPKTVAHEGPVYERPYARPDWQDELQRASVTGLGLERPETAQDLRATVLRLLASPNLASKAWVTDQYDRFVQGNTALAQPDDGGVIRVDEATGRGVALATDANGRYGKLDPRTGAQLALAEAYRNVATTGATPLAVTDCLNFGSPEHPDSMWQLVEAIEGLADACQELGVPVTGGNVSLYNGTGELGQIDSAIHPTPVVGVLGVLDDVRTALASGWRSEGLSVLLLGATADELDGSAWADVVHSHLGGLPPRVDLAAEKALASVLVEGRRSGAIAAAHDLSEGGLAQGLVESSLRHGVGVSVNLDAVVGRDGVTPFAALFSESTARALVAVDPAQEAALVASAEAAGVPVLTLGTTGGDAVEVAYGIDAFTLTLDDAREAHEGTLPALFG, via the coding sequence ATGACCGCAGACCGCGCCGAGACCGTGGCCTCCCCCCGTCCGACGCTCGACACCGTCGAGACCGCCGCCGCGACCCCGGACGAGAGCCAGCCGTACGCCGAGCTGGGCCTCAAGCCCGACGAGTACCAGCGGATCAAGGACATCCTCGGGCGCCGCCCGACCGCCGCCGAGCTCGCCATGTACTCCGTCATGTGGTCCGAGCACTGCTCGTACAAGTCCTCCAAGGTGCACCTGCGCAAGTTCGGCGAGCGCGTCACCCCCGAGATGACCGAGCACCTGCTCGTCGGCATCGGCGAGAACGCGGGCGTCGTCGACATCGGCGACGGCTGGGCCGTGACCTTCAAGGTCGAGTCCCACAACCACCCCTCGTTCGTCGAGCCCTACCAGGGTGCCGCGACCGGCGTCGGCGGCATCGTCCGCGACATCATCTCCATGGGCGCCCGCCCTGTCGCGGTGATGGACCAGCTCCGCTTCGGCGCCGTCGACCACCCCGACACGGCCCGCGTCGTGCACGGCGTCGTGTCCGGCGTCGGCGGTTACGGCAACTCCCTCGGCCTGCCCAACATCGGCGGCGAGCTCGTGTTCGACGGCTCCTACCAGGGCAACCCGCTCGTCAACGCCCTGTGCGTCGGCGTGCTGCGCCACGAGGACATCCACCTCGCCAACGCGTCCGGCACCGGCAACAAGGTCATCCTGTTCGGCGCCCGCACCGGCGGCGACGGCATCGGCGGCGCGTCCATCCTCGCGTCCGAGACCTTCGAGGACGGCGTCCCCGCCAAGCGACCCTCCGTCCAGGTCGGCGACCCGTTCATGGAGAAGGTGCTCATCGAGTGCTGCCTCGAGCTCTACGCGGCGCAGGTCGTCGAGGGCATCCAGGACCTCGGCGCCGCCGGCATCTCCTGCGCCACCTCCGAGCTCGCGTCCAACGGTGACGGCGGCATGCACGTCGACCTCGACGACGTCCTGCTGCGCGACCCGTCGCTCAACGCCGGCGAGATCCTCATGTCGGAGTCGCAGGAGCGCATGATGGCCGTCGTGCGGCCCGAGAAGCTCGACGAGTTCCTCGCCATCACCGGCAAGTGGGACGTCGAGACGTCCGTCATCGGCGAGGTCAACGGCTCCGGCCGCCTCACCATCGACCACCACGGCCAGCGCATCGTCGACGTCGACCCGAAGACCGTCGCGCACGAGGGCCCCGTCTACGAGCGCCCCTACGCCCGCCCGGACTGGCAGGACGAGCTCCAGCGCGCCTCGGTCACCGGCCTCGGCCTGGAGCGCCCCGAGACCGCGCAGGACCTGCGCGCCACCGTGCTGCGGCTCCTCGCCTCCCCGAACCTCGCCTCCAAGGCGTGGGTCACCGACCAGTACGACCGGTTCGTCCAGGGCAACACCGCGCTCGCGCAGCCCGACGACGGCGGCGTGATCCGCGTCGACGAGGCCACCGGCCGCGGCGTCGCGCTCGCCACCGACGCGAACGGCCGCTACGGCAAGCTCGATCCCCGCACCGGCGCCCAGCTCGCGCTGGCCGAGGCCTACCGCAACGTCGCCACCACGGGTGCGACCCCGCTGGCCGTCACCGACTGCCTCAACTTCGGCTCGCCCGAGCACCCCGACTCCATGTGGCAGCTCGTCGAGGCCATCGAGGGCCTCGCGGACGCCTGCCAGGAGCTCGGCGTGCCCGTCACCGGCGGCAACGTGTCCCTGTACAACGGCACCGGCGAGCTCGGGCAGATCGACTCCGCGATCCACCCGACGCCCGTCGTCGGCGTGCTCGGCGTCCTCGACGACGTCCGCACCGCCCTCGCCTCCGGCTGGCGCTCCGAGGGCCTGTCCGTCCTCCTGCTCGGCGCCACCGCCGACGAGCTCGACGGCTCCGCCTGGGCCGACGTCGTCCACTCCCACCTCGGCGGCCTCCCGCCGCGCGTCGACCTCGCCGCGGAGAAGGCGCTCGCCTCCGTGCTGGTCGAGGGCCGTCGCTCCGGCGCGATCGCCGCGGCGCACGACCTGTCCGAGGGCGGCCTCGCCCAGGGCCTCGTCGAGTCGTCGCTGCGCCACGGCGTCGGCGTCTCGGTGAACCTCGACGCGGTCGTGGGCCGCGACGGCGTCACCCCGTTCGCCGCGCTGTTCAGCGAGTCCACCGCCCGCGCGCTCGTCGCCGTCGACCCCGCCCAGGAGGCCGCGCTCGTCGCCTCCGCCGAGGCCGCCGGCGTGCCCGTGCTGACCCTCGGCACCACCGGCGGCGACGCCGTCGAGGTCGCCTACGGGATCGACGCGTTCACCCTCACGCTCGACGACGCCCGCGAGGCCCACGAGGGCACGCTGCCCGCGCTGTTCGGCTGA
- a CDS encoding Dps family protein: MSTPSIHRSTDRTQASEQLTGHLQRVLVALVDLHVQGKQAHWNVTGRGFRDLHLQLDELVDVAREHSDTVAERLRALQAVPDGRTETVATTTDLSPYPAGLVSVGDTVDAVVERVAQTVEVVRTVHDDVDAEDPTSADILHEIIADLEKQAWMITSENTEV, translated from the coding sequence ATGAGCACCCCCAGCATCCACCGCAGCACCGACCGCACGCAGGCGTCGGAGCAGCTGACCGGACACCTGCAGCGCGTCCTGGTCGCCCTCGTCGACCTGCACGTCCAGGGCAAGCAGGCCCACTGGAACGTGACCGGCCGCGGGTTCCGCGACCTGCACCTCCAGCTCGACGAGCTCGTCGACGTCGCCCGCGAGCACAGCGACACCGTCGCCGAGCGGCTGCGCGCCCTCCAGGCCGTCCCCGACGGCCGCACCGAGACCGTCGCGACCACCACGGACCTGTCCCCCTACCCGGCGGGCCTCGTCTCCGTCGGCGACACCGTCGACGCCGTCGTCGAGCGCGTCGCGCAGACCGTCGAGGTCGTGCGCACGGTCCACGACGACGTCGACGCCGAGGACCCGACGTCGGCCGACATCCTCCACGAGATCATCGCCGACCTGGAGAAGCAGGCCTGGATGATCACCTCCGAGAACACCGAGGTCTGA
- a CDS encoding NADP-dependent isocitrate dehydrogenase, translated as MTTEPQPAAGKIIYTYTDEAPLLATYSFLPIVQAYAAQAGVDVDTRDISLAGRILAQFPEALTAEQRVDDALAELGRMATTPEANIIKLPNISASVPQLKAAVAELQSQGFAVPDYPEAPTTDAEREARAKYDKVKGSAVNPVLREGNSDRRAPGAVKNYAKAHPHRMGAWSADSRTAVATMGEHDFFANEKSVTMPAADTLTIRLRTAEGTTVLKDGLQVEAGEVVDATFMSVAALRTFLAAQIERAKAEGVLFSAHLKATMMKVSDPIVFGHVVETFLPEVFERYGADLRAAGLSARDGLGGILAGLGALENGAEIRAAIEQGLADGPALAMVDSDKGITNLHVPSDVIIDASMPAMIRIGGHMWGPDGAEHDTLAVIPDSSYAGVYQAVIDDCKAKGALDPATMGSVPNVGLMARKAEEYGSHDKTFEIPADGTVEVVDAAGEVLISHDVAAGDVWRACQTKDAPIRDWVGLAVRRARESATPAVFWLDADRAHDAQLLLKLEQYLPEHDTDGLDIFVMAPAEATRYSLDRIREGLDTISVTGNVLRDYNTDLFPILEVGTSAKMLSIVPLMNGGGLFETGAGGSAPKHVQQLLAENYLRWDSLGEFFALAASFEHLARVEGNARAQVLADTLDRATETFLNEDKSPTRRVGGIDNRGSHYYLALYWAQELAQQTEDAALAAAFAPLAEKLAGSEATIVDELLAVQGNPADVGGYYRPDADLAAAVMRPSKTLNAAIDAL; from the coding sequence ATGACCACCGAGCCCCAGCCCGCTGCCGGCAAGATCATCTACACGTACACCGACGAGGCGCCGCTGCTGGCGACCTACTCGTTCCTCCCGATCGTCCAGGCGTACGCGGCGCAGGCCGGTGTCGACGTCGACACCCGCGACATCTCGCTGGCCGGTCGCATCCTCGCGCAGTTCCCCGAGGCCCTGACCGCCGAGCAGCGCGTCGACGACGCCCTGGCCGAGCTCGGCCGGATGGCCACCACGCCCGAGGCGAACATCATCAAGCTGCCGAACATCTCGGCGTCCGTCCCCCAGCTCAAGGCCGCCGTCGCCGAGCTGCAGTCGCAGGGCTTCGCCGTCCCCGACTACCCCGAGGCCCCCACCACCGACGCCGAGCGCGAGGCCCGCGCCAAGTACGACAAGGTCAAGGGTTCCGCCGTCAACCCCGTGCTGCGCGAGGGCAACTCCGACCGCCGCGCCCCCGGCGCCGTGAAGAACTACGCCAAGGCGCACCCGCACCGCATGGGCGCCTGGTCCGCGGACTCGAGGACCGCCGTGGCGACCATGGGCGAGCACGACTTCTTCGCCAACGAGAAGTCCGTGACGATGCCCGCCGCCGACACGCTCACCATCCGCCTGCGCACCGCCGAGGGCACCACCGTCCTCAAGGACGGCCTGCAGGTCGAGGCCGGCGAGGTCGTCGACGCCACCTTCATGTCGGTCGCCGCGCTGCGCACCTTCCTCGCCGCGCAGATCGAGCGCGCCAAGGCCGAGGGCGTCCTGTTCTCCGCCCACCTGAAGGCCACGATGATGAAGGTCTCCGACCCCATCGTCTTCGGTCACGTCGTCGAGACGTTCCTGCCCGAGGTGTTCGAGCGCTACGGCGCCGACCTCCGGGCCGCCGGCCTGTCCGCGCGCGACGGCCTCGGCGGCATCCTCGCCGGCCTCGGCGCGCTGGAGAACGGCGCCGAGATCCGCGCCGCCATCGAGCAGGGCCTCGCCGACGGCCCCGCGCTGGCCATGGTCGACTCGGACAAGGGCATCACCAACCTGCACGTCCCCTCCGACGTCATCATCGACGCCTCCATGCCCGCCATGATCCGCATCGGCGGTCACATGTGGGGCCCCGACGGCGCCGAGCACGACACCCTCGCCGTCATCCCCGACTCGTCGTACGCCGGCGTCTACCAGGCCGTCATCGACGACTGCAAGGCCAAGGGTGCGCTCGACCCCGCCACCATGGGCTCCGTGCCGAACGTCGGCCTCATGGCGCGGAAGGCCGAGGAGTACGGCTCGCACGACAAGACGTTCGAGATCCCGGCCGACGGCACCGTCGAGGTCGTGGACGCCGCCGGCGAGGTGCTCATCTCGCACGACGTCGCCGCCGGTGACGTGTGGCGCGCCTGCCAGACCAAGGACGCCCCCATCCGCGACTGGGTCGGCCTCGCCGTGCGCCGCGCCCGTGAGTCCGCCACCCCCGCCGTGTTCTGGCTGGACGCCGACCGCGCCCACGACGCGCAGCTCCTGCTCAAGCTCGAGCAGTACCTGCCGGAGCACGACACCGACGGCCTCGACATCTTCGTCATGGCCCCGGCCGAGGCCACCCGCTACTCGCTGGACCGGATCCGCGAGGGCCTCGACACCATCTCCGTCACCGGCAACGTGCTGCGCGACTACAACACCGACCTCTTCCCCATCCTCGAGGTCGGCACGTCCGCGAAGATGCTGTCGATCGTCCCGCTGATGAACGGCGGCGGCCTGTTCGAGACCGGCGCCGGCGGCTCCGCCCCGAAGCACGTCCAGCAGCTCCTCGCCGAGAACTACCTCCGCTGGGACTCGCTCGGCGAGTTCTTCGCGCTCGCCGCGTCGTTCGAGCACCTGGCCCGCGTCGAGGGCAACGCCCGCGCCCAGGTCCTCGCCGACACCCTCGACCGCGCCACGGAGACGTTCCTCAACGAGGACAAGTCCCCGACCCGTCGCGTCGGCGGCATCGACAACCGCGGCTCGCACTACTACCTGGCGCTCTACTGGGCCCAGGAGCTCGCGCAGCAGACCGAGGACGCCGCCCTCGCCGCCGCGTTCGCGCCCCTCGCCGAGAAGCTGGCCGGCTCCGAGGCGACCATCGTCGACGAGCTGCTCGCCGTCCAGGGCAACCCGGCCGACGTCGGCGGCTACTACCGCCCCGACGCCGACCTCGCCGCCGCGGTGATGCGCCCGTCCAAGACGCTGAACGCCGCGATCGACGCGCTCTGA
- a CDS encoding RNB domain-containing ribonuclease — translation MPSRHLRLDPTAPDDVADALAVLRAEVGLPALYPADARAEAERAARGDLKDFRQDRRDVEFVTIDPPGSKDLDQAVHVASSGHGYVVRYAIADTAAFVSPGGALDTEVHRRGVTFYGPDARTPLHPVVLSEGAASLLPGEDRPAVLWTIALDSSGEISSAMVTRAVVRSRARLTYGEAQTALDSGTAPDPLVHLADVGRLRQSCELARGGVSLPVPEQEIVRRADGSFGLELRRTLPVEEWNAQISLLTGIAAAGLMREGGVGVLRTLPPAGADDVARLRRCADALGIEWPDDMPYAELLPRIESRRASHAAFLAEAVSLFRGADYTTFGVRAPGGGPRSVLPDDARHAAVGAEYAHVTAPLRRLVDRYGLEVCLALSAGREVPDWVLEALPGLPATMRSAAGRASAFERACVDIVEAALLAHRVGRVFDAVVVEAGEPDAEGVRRGEVLLREPAVRARVEGAELPLGQRVRVTLAEASVPDRRVRFTLP, via the coding sequence GTGCCCTCCCGACACCTGCGTCTCGACCCGACGGCGCCCGACGACGTCGCCGACGCCCTCGCCGTCCTGCGGGCCGAGGTGGGCCTGCCGGCCCTCTACCCGGCGGACGCCCGGGCCGAGGCCGAGCGGGCGGCGCGCGGGGACCTGAAGGACTTCCGCCAGGACCGTCGTGACGTCGAGTTCGTCACGATCGACCCGCCCGGGTCGAAGGACCTGGACCAGGCGGTGCACGTCGCGTCGTCCGGGCACGGCTACGTGGTGCGGTACGCCATCGCGGACACCGCGGCGTTCGTGTCGCCGGGCGGTGCCCTGGACACGGAGGTGCACCGGCGCGGGGTGACGTTCTACGGGCCGGACGCCAGGACCCCGCTGCACCCGGTGGTGCTGTCGGAGGGGGCGGCGAGCCTGCTCCCCGGCGAGGACCGCCCCGCGGTGCTGTGGACGATCGCGCTGGACTCGTCGGGCGAGATCTCGAGCGCGATGGTGACGCGCGCGGTGGTGCGCTCGCGGGCGCGGCTGACTTACGGCGAGGCGCAGACGGCGCTGGACTCGGGCACCGCGCCCGACCCGTTGGTGCACCTGGCCGACGTGGGGCGCCTGCGCCAGTCGTGCGAGCTGGCCCGGGGCGGGGTGTCCCTGCCGGTGCCGGAGCAGGAGATCGTGCGCCGCGCGGACGGCTCGTTCGGTCTGGAGCTGCGCCGGACCCTGCCCGTGGAGGAGTGGAACGCGCAGATCTCCCTGCTGACGGGCATCGCCGCGGCCGGCCTCATGCGGGAGGGCGGCGTGGGTGTGCTGCGGACCCTGCCGCCGGCGGGGGCGGACGACGTCGCGAGGCTCCGGCGGTGCGCGGACGCTCTCGGCATCGAGTGGCCCGACGACATGCCCTATGCGGAGCTGCTGCCGCGGATCGAGTCGCGGCGGGCGTCGCACGCGGCGTTCCTCGCGGAGGCGGTGTCGCTGTTCCGGGGCGCGGACTACACGACGTTCGGGGTGCGGGCGCCGGGGGGCGGTCCCCGGTCGGTGCTGCCGGACGACGCGCGGCACGCGGCGGTGGGGGCGGAGTACGCGCACGTGACGGCGCCGCTGCGGCGGCTGGTCGACCGGTACGGCCTGGAGGTGTGCCTGGCGCTGTCGGCGGGCCGGGAGGTGCCGGACTGGGTGCTGGAGGCGCTGCCGGGGCTGCCGGCGACGATGCGGTCGGCGGCGGGGCGGGCGTCGGCGTTCGAGCGCGCGTGCGTGGACATCGTGGAGGCGGCGCTGCTCGCGCACCGGGTGGGCCGGGTGTTCGACGCGGTGGTGGTGGAGGCGGGGGAGCCGGACGCCGAGGGGGTGCGGCGGGGTGAGGTGCTGCTGCGGGAGCCGGCGGTGCGGGCGCGGGTGGAGGGTGCGGAGCTGCCGTTGGGGCAGCGGGTGCGGGTGACCCTGGCGGAGGCGTCGGTGCCGGACCGCCGGGTGCGTTTCACGCTGCCCTGA